In the Fundulus heteroclitus isolate FHET01 chromosome 23, MU-UCD_Fhet_4.1, whole genome shotgun sequence genome, AGTGATTTCACGGACGGGGCTCCCACACGGACCCCGTCCGCCTAATCGGGGCCAAGGAGCGACTCGATCCTCCAGGAAAGTGTCCGCTTGGCGGGCGCTTTCTTGCTAACAATCAACCTTTTGTTCTGGCACCGCCGCCTCTCTACTGTACGCtggcttttactttgaagcCACGAGTCGCGCTGCGTGTCCCGTGGATAACTACGACGACCAGCGTGGccaagggcaaaaaaaaaaaatagagcgaCAGAAAGATGTAGGACGCTGTTTTTGGGGAGTAAGCTGAGAGGGAGTACAGATTCATTTATGAGGGAAGCGATCATGTcctcaggctgctgctgctgctgtttcccCCCTAATGAGATCAGATCACACGAATCAGATGAGATCACATGAACTCCAGCGTGTGAGAAAGGTTCTTTTCCACCAAAACACGCGTTTGATTTGCTGGTTTATTATTATCACTGTTAAAACCAGGACTTAGAggcttttatttaattgaatcgGTCCATATAGCTGGGTTATGTTTGTCTGAATTGGACTTATTTGAACATGTATTTCTATAAGAATAGGATCTATCTGTCCTGCACAGCACCTGGATTGTGGATCAGCgtgaaataaactgaactaGCGTTACGCACAATCAGTAATTTAACTAAGTTAGGCTTTGTGCAGTGttatttaatttagaaaattGTTGACCAGCATGCATACGAATTTGTATTTTAACTACGCATTTGTCTGACGTTCTCAGTCATGCAGGTAGTTTTACGTAGTTgcttgggtttaaaaaaaaaaaaaaaaaggcagaaaaatgtTAGTAGTTTTCAAATCTGAATTCATTCGGAAGAAGAAAACgagaatatccatccatccatccgagTCTGGCCAGAAACATCTGGCATGTATTCATAGTGAAATTTTGTTGATGCTTTAATAAAACAGTGTCTTGAAAATAACTCAGGACCGCGGGAAACGGAGTCTGGAGAAGAAACAGGACTTGGTTATCAAACATCATGCCGTCTCTTCTAGCGCAATCTCTGTAGATCCGTTATTCTGGATTCCTTTCAGGTCCGACTCATCAGTCCCAACTTTTAAGAAATcagacgtaaaaaaaaaaaaggaaatcgtTCCTCCTTTAAAAGACAGATGCCCCAAAGTGTAACGTCCCAAACCTTTATCTGATTTTCATTAAAGGGCGAAAAGGTGCTCCCACCTCCATACTTGTTTGGTTTATAGAGCAACAATGTGGAGAGTCTTTAGTGTTGATCTGCTTAAGGATGATCAGAGTCTTGACCTGCTGATCACAGCAAGTCAAGAGAAAATTGAGTGATCTTGTTGACAAATTCATTCATAACCtggtgataaaataaataaactgtaagCCTACCGGGTATGTACAATATCATCCTTGACGTGTCCAAGTTGAAAAGAAACTCAAACAACAGCGCAGTATGAAAGCAGGAGTGAAAGCTTTGCTGTCTGAATCATTCAGAGTTTATAAAGCatccgttaaaaaaaaaaaaaaaactctcctggTCTGTATTTGTTAACCTttctgtgccccccccccccccctccatccagTCTAGGAGAACAGTACTACAGAGACGCCATGGAGCAGTGTCACAGCTACAACGCCCGTCTCTGTGCAGAGCGCAGCATCCTCATGCCTTTCCTGGACTCTCAGACGGGAGTCGCTCAGTCCAACTGTTACATCTGGATGGAGAAGAGGCACAGGAGTGCAGGTAAGTGGTCGGCGTTTTGAGatggaggaagctcattttatATTTccctgttgttctttttttttttttaaccattctgTGACACGTATTTAGTGAGTTGAGGAATGTTTTAATGGCGATGTCATTAGGTCATGTTGCTGGAAGCAGCGCATAAAGAGAAGAAGGCGTACTTCTAAAGAGCCTGAGATTAACAAACAATCCCTCCTCTGCTGTGTTTGTTCGCCATTTCTGCCCCCGATAAAATATTAGGTATAGCTCCAGGACAGCTGTACTCGTACCCCGCTCGCCGCTGGAGGAAGAAACGGCGTTCCCATCCTCCTGAGGACCCTCGCTTGGCCTTCCCCCCTCTCAAAGCAGGTACAACCTtctgtgaaatttatttttttcccctcctccgCACACATTCAGGGGTTGTTGGATGTAATAATTAGTCGCCAGCAGAATCCTTTTCCGGACAGATTTCAGGCGTTTTTCTCTGGTCGTGCCGTTCCGGTGCTTatgttaagtgtttttttttttttgttttgtgttttttttctcgggGTTTGTGCAGCAGATATAGAGCTGGGTCTGAAGCGGGAGGCTTTGGGAACGGTGGATGGAAGCAGCTTGGAGGCGCTGTTAAAAGGCGAACCCCTGGAGAGGAGGAGCGGCGCGTCCGAGGTGCGGGCCCCCGAGGAAGACGCGGCCACGGTGGAGCCTCCGGCCACGTCGGCGGTCACCCACACGTCGTCCGGGCGCATTCGTAAGGTTGGACTTCGAGCTTTTCCAAACGCCGACGTGTTTAGATTACAAAGACGGAAGATTTTAGATCTGACGGGCGATACGGCCTCGCTTCGCCTGGGAAAGTAGTGGAAATAGTTCTAGATCTGCTCAGAAGTTTACATGCAATCATTCTGAACACGAATTtcaatcatttttaattttaattttaatgcatttgatctttttttttttttttttttttcagggcagAATTACTAAGTTTTAAGAGTGCAGACTTTGGGCAAAGCATCAGTAACACTGGAATTAAAACTGCCCCGCGTCACGATGCTACCGCCACCATGCTTGAGAGTTGATATgccgttttttctttttttttctttaaacgtCTCACTTTCACACACCCAAAAATATTTTTCGCTGTGGTTGGCCAAAGCTGGTCTCCTGTGGCCATGAAACCTTTTTAGCAGAGGGCATCTGGTTTGTACATGTGGGTCATTTCTTGGCCTGTTCCTGAACAAACTAACCAATCTCCTTTCTCCTGAGGGCGACAGCTCAGTGAGTGAACGGGAACCACCGTGTCCTCCTGGACAACGACGCCaaacagaaaggaaaactgttttttaacgACTGATCCCACTATTGAAAATTAGTGAGAAATGCTTGTAAACCAGCTAACCTTACGAAGCCTAACCAGTTCTGTAAAGCAAAGGTCGACTATCTAGCCAGAACCGGCCCAGGACTTTTCTGATGGCTGTAAAGTGTCTGGTTTCTGCTACATGCTGAAGGATCAATTATTAAATCAGGAGTTTGGgcgtgtttttttatattttatctgctAGCTATGGTCACCAAACTCACTGAAGTCTGTCACGTTCTTTCCCCCCCTGGAGGAAAAACGGTTGATATGCGAAATTAAACGCTTTAAATTCGcacagatgatgatgattagaTGTAAACGTCTGAGCAGAGCTGTTGTTACCAGCGAGTTCTAGCCGGTTACCGTTTTCAGAGGAAAACGCCGAATGACCCGCAGGTGTGTTCAGGCACACAAGGGACGTAGATCAGAGTTTCCGCACTTTGAACCTGGAGCTAATTCCCGTTCTTACAGCAGAGAGTGCTTGACCACGACGATTACTTGGATGACCTGGACGACGAAGACTTTGAAGACGAGACCCCCAAGAGACGAGGCAAGAGCAAATCCAAGGTGAGTGTCCGAAGAGACGGCctaggggagaaaaaaaaggaataccAAATATTTTTCAGTGTGATCATGCAGGTCAGGCAGGGAAGGCTACAGAGGATGGCTGTTCGGTGCTTTGTCCATGCACActgatggaaagttgagtggaaggaaaaaatgagTTGTCAAGTAACTCTGTGGCCACAGCACTTAGAGGGAGCTTCATGAGGTTGGGGGAGATTTATAAGGAGGATGTCAGTGACTGCTGGACAACGTTAAAGTTAGCAGTCATGATGTGTAGGGCTGTAACAGTGTAaggttttcttttcaaaaatcACTTTAGTGGTCTTAAGTTATACCATCATTTTATCAGAAATGtcattttaacttgttttttttttaggtgtaagtcaggggtgtccaaacttttggcctgtgggccaaaattgtcaagtcaaaagtactcgagggccaaaaaatgaaatattgtagtgtgaatttttatttttatctgttctaCAAAATacgataattttaaataaaaaaaaaaaagtagtccGATCTTCTATTGGGAAaggatgtgtaaatcattgtcgatttggagtaaaaaaaaaaaagattttgcttGGTtgccttattattattattattaataataataataataataataataataataataataattaataataataggcGGTCACCCAGTTAGCAAATTATTTTGGGCTcgactgaaaaaaacaacccaatcCTTTTTTGGTCCAGCAATATAAGAATTTGGGCATTTCTCTGAAAACACTTGCCGTGTTTCACCAGTTTTAATAGATGAACTCATGCAGATTTGAACGCACAACAGTCTGCATTTGAATAAAAGTGGCCGGATAGATGCGGTTGTGTTTACTATAAAATTAAAGAGGATGTGAGAAGTGTGGGAGTTAAAAGACGAACGCTTTGGACCTGTCGTTTTgaattgtaagattttaaccTGCCTGTAAAATTTTACCTCGATTTTAAAAGTCAGGTTCCATCTGCGCCGGCTCCTGTGCTGGCGGACCAGAAACGCATTAAATAAACCACTGTGTGTGAACGAATCTCACTTTCTGAACTCTTCCAATGACCTCCTTGTGTTTTGATGCGCCCGTACAAAGGAAGTCgtcttttttttgctgttgttgttgttgttgtttgtcgTCGTGCCTGTGCTAAATGTTAAACGGTGCATTTAGGGCCGCAGCGACAAGAACGGGAAGAAGAAAACGGAGGCTGCGGCGGCGGCGCTGGAGGAGCGGGACAAACCGTACGCCTGTGACAGTGAGTAGCAGGACGTCTGCGTTGTGTCCGCGCATGGCAGCAGAAGAAACGCGGCGTTTGCTTTTACCCCTGAGTGGCTGTGCATGACGCGGCCCCCAAAGAGCCCACCGGGAAGGAGGCGACTGTTTAGTTCTTACAGCCGGCGCTCTCTGTGTGTGCTGCGTGATTTCCTGTTGGCTTCAGCTCGCTGTGCATACGCTGTATGAGGGTAAAATGAGACGCGTAGAAGTAacgggtggggtggggggcggAGTAATAGAAAGGGCTTTGTTGGGAGTGATGAATGCCACACTTGCAGCttggctcccccccccccctctgtttgtttttttaaattcttatcACTGTTCCTTCTTGTAAGGGTTACCCGTATCACGATAACACTTTTTATGtgacggtgtgtgtgtgtattagtCTGCGGAAAGCGCTACAAGAATCGCCCAGGCCTGAGCTACCACTATACACACTCTCACCTGGCAGAGGAGGAGGGCGAGGATCACGAGGAGATCGAGGCGCCAGCCACTCCTCGCCagcctgaggagcagaagagtgaGTCACTCCTCCAGGgctgagagggagagaggcagatagacaggaaggagggaaggagggaggttTGGTTGCATGTTTTTGTAGCACGTGTGTCGGTGCAAGGGACGACtatcattccttttttttgtttttttcttcgtGCTTCCTCAcctttttatttgaatataaaaaaaattgtgattcAGACTGAAACATGTTTGCACATTTGGGAAGTCTGGTACGTTttcaatcatttttatttttattttttttcctgtgcacGAGACTCAATGTTTGCAAATTCATCCGTTTCCTGTCTCTCAGCCTTACGTTCAAATTGTGATCCGGTGTCTTAGTTCTTACAGTCACCGCTGAGTCGGATGCATATGTGGGAATAGCAATAGCAGAGGTTTTCTAAACGTTGGTACTTGGGGCCTCCTGTGGGTTGCATCGGTTCTCCCGCGGCCAAAGCGTCCGTCCTAATAACGCACacggaaacctttttttttgcttctctctCCCGCCCAGCCACCAAAAAGGGCCCCAATGGGCTGGCGATGCCCAACGATTACTGTGATTTCTGCCTGGGGGACTCCATCCTGAACCAGAAAACGGGCCTGTCTGAAGAGCTGGTGTCCTGCTCCGACTGCGGCCGCTCAGGTATGAGCCTCTCATGATGACCGTGGCGTGATGTTCTGCAGGGTTTATGTATTCATGTTTGTatatttatgtgatagaccaacaccaaataatgaaaaatacgTGGAtgagaggtttaaaaaaatctgaaaagtgtggcgtgtatttgtttttaactccTCTGAGTCAACATTTTATAGAATCACCCTCTGCTGCCAGACGGCGTTTCTTTCGCCTCTCTTCTTTGCACAGAAGCTTGAGCTTAGTCGTAATGGACGTCTGTAAACGCCACGTCTCCAGCCTTGCCTCAGAttctcaaaagttttttttaggtctggactttgagtgGGCCATTCTAACCATCCAAAAAGCTTTAATCCAAAGCAGGGGATTGGTAGATACGGCTGCATGTGCAGGGTAGTTTTCCTCCGTGAAGGCAGTTGCTGCTCTCCTTGAGAGGTTCAAACTTTGAATTATTCTGTGAAACCCAACCGTGTTGCTAACCTCTTGATCCCTGGTTCAtcaggtatttttttaaattgtggatCCTTTTGCAAAGCTCAGCATAATCTGTAACCCAGGGGAAAACGATAGAAACACTGATGTaatctgtttgtattttctaaATCTCAGATTCAGATGCTTCATTTACCTTTTTGAGCTCGGTAAAAACAATCCCAGTGGTCCCTTTTTGATGGTTTAGTTCCTGAAACGTTGTCTCCGTCCCCGTCTCCCAGGTCACCCCACGTGTCTGCAGTTCACCCCAGTGATGATGGCCGCCGTGAAGACGTACCGCTGGCAGTGCATCGAGTGCAAGTGCTGCAACGTCTGCGGCACCTCCGAGAACGACGTAAGCCTCTTCCCTGTGTTTCCTCAACGTTTTACATCTAAACTCTCTGTAAAAGTCACAAGGAATAGTTCCAGGTTGTTAAGGGAGAAACAAGCAAGTCTGATGTAAGCGTGTAACATTTACCTGTTTGttacctttatttaaaaaaaggattttcttcTTATTAGGTTAAAGGCAACTTATTGACTCCTGGTTAAATCTGTTACCAACACAGGAGATTCATGCGTAGCGCATCCTTAGCGTGCCGCTTTCAGCCCTCATGGCGCTACGATTACGTGTTTTTGACACTAATGAAGTTAATTTGACCCAGAGGAGCTGAAAGTGACGATGTGGTCCATTCATTTCGTTGATAcgagaaaaagctgaaatgacgaagAGGCTTTCTCTCTCCACGGATCAACGAGCTCTCGGGAGATTCCTCCCCAGCAGGATGGATGTAAAAACGCTTGTTGTTCCGGAGAGCAGATCCAGGAAAGAGGGGGTGATCTCACAATTAGGCCCGTCCGTCAATCGCGCAGACCCGTTAAATGTCAGCAGCGCGCCGGAGACGGAAAAGGTCAACCGTTGCCCTCCGGGGACGGCTCATATCGTCTTCTGCCTCGGGGGGCGATGAGAAGGCCGCGGTCTGTCCGCAGATCGGTCCACAGCAAAAACCTAAAACGGGTCGAACTCGCTTCACGTTCACAGCAAACGGCTCTGACCGAATGCCAACGGATGACTTCCCTCTTTTTAAAGGAACCGTTCTGGTTTGATCAGTGagggaaacatgttttgtttctgcaggACCAGCTGCTCTTCTGTGACGACTGCGACCGAGGCTACCACATGTACTGTCTAACCCCACCTATGACCGAACCGCCGGAGGGTAAGCTGCCGCCTCGCCATGCGGCTTAACGGGCCgggctgctgctgttgttgttattaAAGTCAACCTGATAATCCGCCAATTAGTCTGCTCTGTTTCCTGGTCGTTAATGGGGGAGAGTTCGCCGAGATCTTCACCCTCCCGTCACCCTTTCCTGTCTTTTGTGTTGCCAGGGAGTTGGAGCTGCCACCTGTGCCTGGCTCTGCTAAAAGACAAAGCCTCCATataccagcagaaccagagctcAGCCCCCGAGTGACGTCCCAACCCGAAGCCCACCCCTCAGCA is a window encoding:
- the LOC105928689 gene encoding zinc finger protein ubi-d4 isoform X2, translated to MAAAVDSVVKVLGEQYYRDAMEQCHSYNARLCAERSILMPFLDSQTGVAQSNCYIWMEKRHRSAGIAPGQLYSYPARRWRKKRRSHPPEDPRLAFPPLKADIELGLKREALGTVDGSSLEALLKGEPLERRSGASEVRAPEEDAATVEPPATSAVTHTSSGRIRKQRVLDHDDYLDDLDDEDFEDETPKRRGKSKSKGRSDKNGKKKTEAAAAALEERDKPYACDICGKRYKNRPGLSYHYTHSHLAEEEGEDHEEIEAPATPRQPEEQKTTKKGPNGLAMPNDYCDFCLGDSILNQKTGLSEELVSCSDCGRSGHPTCLQFTPVMMAAVKTYRWQCIECKCCNVCGTSENDDQLLFCDDCDRGYHMYCLTPPMTEPPEGSWSCHLCLALLKDKASIYQQNQSSAPE
- the LOC105928689 gene encoding zinc finger protein ubi-d4 isoform X1, encoding MAAAVDSVVKVLGEQYYRDAMEQCHSYNARLCAERSILMPFLDSQTGVAQSNCYIWMEKRHRSAGIAPGQLYSYPARRWRKKRRSHPPEDPRLAFPPLKAADIELGLKREALGTVDGSSLEALLKGEPLERRSGASEVRAPEEDAATVEPPATSAVTHTSSGRIRKQRVLDHDDYLDDLDDEDFEDETPKRRGKSKSKGRSDKNGKKKTEAAAAALEERDKPYACDICGKRYKNRPGLSYHYTHSHLAEEEGEDHEEIEAPATPRQPEEQKTTKKGPNGLAMPNDYCDFCLGDSILNQKTGLSEELVSCSDCGRSGHPTCLQFTPVMMAAVKTYRWQCIECKCCNVCGTSENDDQLLFCDDCDRGYHMYCLTPPMTEPPEGSWSCHLCLALLKDKASIYQQNQSSAPE
- the LOC105928689 gene encoding zinc finger protein ubi-d4 isoform X5, with the translated sequence MAAAVDSVVKVLGEQYYRDAMEQCHSYNARLCAERSILMPFLDSQTGVAQSNCYIWMEKRHRSAGIAPGQLYSYPARRWRKKRRSHPPEDPRLAFPPLKAADIELGLKREALGTVDGSSLEALLKGEPLERRSGASEVRAPEEDAATVEPPATSAVTHTSSGRIRKQRVLDHDDYLDDLDDEDFEDETPKRRGKSKSKGRSDKNGKKKTEAAAAALEERDKPYACDTTKKGPNGLAMPNDYCDFCLGDSILNQKTGLSEELVSCSDCGRSGHPTCLQFTPVMMAAVKTYRWQCIECKCCNVCGTSENDDQLLFCDDCDRGYHMYCLTPPMTEPPEGSWSCHLCLALLKDKASIYQQNQSSAPE
- the LOC105928689 gene encoding zinc finger protein ubi-d4 isoform X3; this translates as MAAAVDSVVKVLGEQYYRDAMEQCHSYNARLCAERSILMPFLDSQTGVAQSNCYIWMEKRHRSAGIAPGQLYSYPARRWRKKRRSHPPEDPRLAFPPLKAADIELGLKREALGTVDGSSLEALLKGEPLERRSGASEVRAPEEDAATVEPPATSAVTHTSSGRIRKRVLDHDDYLDDLDDEDFEDETPKRRGKSKSKGRSDKNGKKKTEAAAAALEERDKPYACDICGKRYKNRPGLSYHYTHSHLAEEEGEDHEEIEAPATPRQPEEQKTTKKGPNGLAMPNDYCDFCLGDSILNQKTGLSEELVSCSDCGRSGHPTCLQFTPVMMAAVKTYRWQCIECKCCNVCGTSENDDQLLFCDDCDRGYHMYCLTPPMTEPPEGSWSCHLCLALLKDKASIYQQNQSSAPE
- the LOC105928689 gene encoding zinc finger protein ubi-d4 isoform X4, translating into MAAAVDSVVKVLGEQYYRDAMEQCHSYNARLCAERSILMPFLDSQTGVAQSNCYIWMEKRHRSAGIAPGQLYSYPARRWRKKRRSHPPEDPRLAFPPLKADIELGLKREALGTVDGSSLEALLKGEPLERRSGASEVRAPEEDAATVEPPATSAVTHTSSGRIRKRVLDHDDYLDDLDDEDFEDETPKRRGKSKSKGRSDKNGKKKTEAAAAALEERDKPYACDICGKRYKNRPGLSYHYTHSHLAEEEGEDHEEIEAPATPRQPEEQKTTKKGPNGLAMPNDYCDFCLGDSILNQKTGLSEELVSCSDCGRSGHPTCLQFTPVMMAAVKTYRWQCIECKCCNVCGTSENDDQLLFCDDCDRGYHMYCLTPPMTEPPEGSWSCHLCLALLKDKASIYQQNQSSAPE